The Tachypleus tridentatus isolate NWPU-2018 chromosome 5, ASM421037v1, whole genome shotgun sequence genome includes a window with the following:
- the LOC143250514 gene encoding uncharacterized protein LOC143250514: MGKVLKTNELNMHQKTHTGGKPHNCTVCGKQFKKSSHLKEHHNIHDGEKKHTCVVCCKKFVSKSRLRNHEKIHSMEKPYSCAVCEKKFLSNSYLKLHEKIHLLEKLYSCIICGKQFVSNRYLKRHEKIHTMEKSYSCAVCGKQFLSSSYLKIHEKIHTLDKPYKCVVCGKGFVSNRYLKTHQKVHTGEKPYNCVVCGRQFGTKSHLEIHERLHTGEKPYCCVVCGKTFLCNSYLKTHEKIHTTEKLYSCTVCGKRFLCSRYLKSHEKIHTGEKLCSCIVCDKKFSCNMYLKAHEKIHTGEKPYSCAVCGKQFVSDSYRKVHEKIHTGEKPHSCVVCGKQFRIKSKLKIHEKIHGGEKPYSCEVCGKKFLFNKYLKSHEKMHSENKPYSCVVCGKQFVSNSYIKIHEKMHTGEKPYSCVICGKQFGSKSKVEMHERIHAGEKPYSCNACGKKFVCSSYLKNHEKRGCTLAMRKNPTDVENNMGGTVI, translated from the coding sequence atgggaaaagttttaaaaacaaatgagttAAATATGcatcagaaaacacacactggGGGAAAGCCACACAATTGTACAGTGTGtggtaaacaatttaaaaaaagtagTCATCTAAAAGAACATCATAATATACATGATGGGGAAAAGAAACACACTTGTGTTGTATGTTGTAAAAAGTTTGTGAGCAAAAGTAGACTAAGGAATCATGAAAAGATACATAGTatggagaaaccatacagttgtgctGTGTGTGAGAAAAAGTTTCTGAGTAACAGTTACCTAAAGCTTCATGAGAAGATACATCTTTTGGAGAAACTATACAGCTGTATCATATGTGGAAAGCAGTTTGTCAGTAATAGATACCTAAAGAGACATGAGAAAATACACACTATGGAGAAATCATATAGTTGTGCTGTATGTGGAAAACAGTTTCTAAGTAGCAGTTACTTAAAGATTCATGAGAAGATACACACTTTGGACAAGCCATACAAGTGTGTTGTATGTGGAAAAGGTTTTGTTAGTAATAGATACCTAAAGACCCATCAGAAggtacacactggagagaaaccatacaattGTGTTGTATGTGGAAGACAATTTGGAACAAAAAGTCATCTTGAAATACATGAAAGGTTACACACTGGGGAAAAACCATACTGTTGTGTAGTATGTGGAAAAACTTTTCTGTGTAATAGTTACTTAAAGACTCATGAGAAAATACACACTACAGAGAAACTATACAGTTGTACTGTGTGTGGTAAAAGGTTTTTATGTAGTAGGTATCTAAAGAGTCATGAGaagatacacactggagagaaattATGTAGTTGTATTGTGTGTGATAAAAAATTTTCATGTAATATGTATCTTAAGGCTCATGAGAagatacacactggggagaagcCATACAGTTGTGCTGtatgtggaaaacagtttgtcaGTGATAGTTACAGAAAGGTTCATGAGAagatacacactggggagaaaccacaTAGTTGTGTTGTATGTGGGAAACAGTTTAGAATAAAGAGTAaacttaaaatacatgaaaagaTACATggtggggagaaaccatacagttgtgaaGTATGTggaaaaaaatttttatttaataaatacctaaagagtCATGAAAAGATGCACAGTGAAAataaaccatacagttgtgttgtatgtggaaaacagtttgtcagtaatagttacataaaGATTCATGAGAAGAtgcacactggggagaaaccatacagttgtgtaatATGTGGAAAACAATTTGGATCAAAAAGTAAAGTAGAAATGCATGAGAGGATACACGCTGGggaaaaaccatacagttgtaatGCATGTGGGAAAAAATTTGTATGTAGTAGTTACTTAAAAAATCATGAGAAGAGAGGATGCACATTAGCAATGAGAAAAAACCCTACTGATGTAGAAAATAATATGGGAGgaacagtaatataa